The Anastrepha obliqua isolate idAnaObli1 chromosome 5, idAnaObli1_1.0, whole genome shotgun sequence DNA window CAGAAAGATTTGtggaaacataaaaatttgctaaaatttttgtttgaattgaGCAATGGATAAAGACTCGGATAGCACTGTAACATCATTAGATGAGAATACAGAGAACTTCTGCACTAATCCTACCCGTGATATCTTAGCGGAAGGTATCGTTAACTTATTTAAACCCGCAGTGGAGAAATTAGACGAGCACATCCAAGCTACCCGCGCTTCTCAAATAGAATTAAAGAAGCAATTAGACGCACTCTCAGTTCAGTTGGTGGAAATAGAGAAGGCTCAGCATAATATTCCTGAATTTTCAAGCAAAGTTAAAGAGTTAATTAACGTGAAACATAAAGTCACTGTTATAACAAATATTCTCAGCACAAGTCAGGATCGTTTAACTGGCCTTTACCAGCTTATTGAGAAGGAACAGCGGCGGAGGCAAGCTCTGCTGGATTCAGCTATAAACACAAATATACCTTAGAAATTTGAGAATGGAAACTCCCTATACAAACCACCTAACAGCGGCCGATTACGAACAGATATATGAGCCAGCAGAAGACTCGTTTTTTTTGCTAGATGCCTTAGAAGCTGAtctattatatatagaacggtTACAACCACGAGTTTGCTTGGAAATAGGTCCCGGTAGTGGTATAATTGTAACGGCACTGGctaaaaaactcaataaaacaCTTTGTTTGGCAACTGATATCAATTCGCATGCTTGTAGTACTACGATGAAAACGGCGCAGCGCAACACTACTCATGTTGATAGTATAAATTGTAATTTAGTGGATGCCGTGCGCGAAAAATCTGTAGATTTGCTTATATTCAATCCACCTTACGTGGTAACCTCAGACGAAGAATTGAATAGTAAATCATTTGACAATGCACAAATGCCAAACAATCTTGTATGCTCATGGGCAGGTGGTTTACATGGACGACGTGTTATCGATGAGTTGCTTAAACGTTTGGATGGCATTTTATCTGCTGACGGGGTTTTCTATTTACTAGTACTACGCGAAAATAAACCAGATGAGTTAATACGCGATTTCAATAAATTAGGTTTTGTTGCAATTAAGTTTATGGAAAGACGTATACCAGGGGAATACCTATATATTTTGAAGATCACGCGTAGATGAACTACTTTggcttttaatataaataataaatatatttgtaataaatgtCCAAAatatcattattatttataggggatatatgtatacaatataACCTTCGGTGcttgtttaaatatatttctaacaaatataaaatatatttctatattttgaaTATCTACGTATGTATACCTTGATGTTTTCTAATACTATATTtcgcgtagccgaatgggttgtctGTGACTACCTTACGATTGTACCCGGATTCGATGTTCGATGTGGGCATGAAACATTAACACGTAGAAAATAAGTCTCTTTAAACATCGGTTATTCGGTTATTCTTCTTCGTGTAGGAGCATAAACGCCATCGAACATGCCCCCCGAGTGCATTtatttcctcataaaaactatctgccgtttggGGGCGACATAAAACTATAGGGCTCTCAATTTTTGGTACAACATGAAGAAGCAcgccacaaatggaaggagttcggccaaacctACCAAAAGATGAAACGCTATTTACatagtgaacaaaaaaaaaacttgtagaaCAAaggtttttgcatttatttcccttAAATAAGAAGAgaccatttatttaaaaaaaaatcattttattacccaaaacttaaaaaaaaaaagagaactcCTTTTTCGAAGGCcgaaggaaaaattaaattattaaataaaaataatacaataagtgGTACTTTATGTGGCCACCCTTGGCGTCTAACCTTGTTGCAGTCCTCTTGCCATAGAAACTACTAAGTTTATTGTAACATCGAGCgctatatttttctatatttcctGAAGAGCGATCTCAACCTCATTTTACCTATTTACGTGGCTCTTGCTTAACTTGATTTTCATGCTAATTATTACGGCGGAATATTTTGGGTCGTCATTCTGCCCAAATTAATAATTACCACTAATATCCCATTTTTGAGCGGATGGAATATTCCAAAAGTCAATATCGCGGTGGACATATTTTCTGGCATATTGTAAATGTTTAGCAATATTTTCCGTACGCAGGGTATGCGCCCTAAAATCAAGAGAATGTAAAAATCTTCATAGTATGAGGAGTAATTTCTGTAAAGGCAACGTCTTTCAACTCTTTGTGATAATACAATGGAGTTTTCGAGTTCTTCTTAATACAACCAGCAAATTTTCTTGGGCCTTCCATATCCTCGCCTTTACCGTTTTTCTTGCACATGGCAATAATATACTGCTCCGCTGGTTTAGGTTTTTTAACAATTCCGCATATTTCACGATTGCCCTTGTTTTCTTGCCAATATTTAATAATCAATTCTTGTATGTTTTGAGGTTTATTTGCctttttatataaacatttaaaaaccCCTCATGGTGTAAAAAAACTCGCGCACTTACGTATTAAACGCCCACAATGTCTTTTTCATTTAAGGAATTACGTAGTTAGGCCAGagtttattcaataatttttcattatttatacctgtttctaaatttattcattttaaaatgaTGTAATATTGCTTCGATATGTTGATTCAATTTATACGAAGTATTGCGGTTTTCGCATAGTAATGCCATGGTCTGCTAGAGCTGGTGTAAGATCTTCGACAGCTAAAGTATACCGACGATCTTTGTTTGGCTTCTtatcctgaaaaaaaaaatggttaacaGATAGTTTTACATGCACTCAATACTTTTACTTGATTTGTCAGCTCTTACCTTGTTTGAACCATGCCCACCAGAGTGCTGGCTAATTGTGCGTGTCTTGCAATGCTGCAAAGCATCGTTGGCGATGTCTGATATAAATTTCTGGGCTGCCACCGAAATGATGCGGACGATTCGCGGATCCATACTTTCGAAACCGGACTGATTCAAATAACGTGCAGTAAGAGCATCTGGTACAGTTGGTATATAGTCTTCCACCTGTTCCAATAATTCGTCCAGCGCTGGAGGTGTTGGCAGTGGAGGCGAATCTTCCTGCTCTTCGGGTGGTGAAGCTGGTGAGGGTGAATTCTCTTCGTTGCCTATAAccattttaaatgttgaaattgttggacaaaataaaaattttattcgagCTGCGAAAATGTTTTGTTTCCCACAAAGATTGAATGTGAATGTGATGTAGAAATAATTGATAATGATCTATGGCAGAAATGTGAAAACAGATgttcaatgcatttttgttgattgcttgtcgattgttaaaaaaatcgattgctTATGGCTGTAGGCAAGGCGAATTCAATACCATAGGTGGCGCCTtgccaaaacagttactttatttttcgcgattttgacaattcTGATGCCAGCTcagttcgcaatacaaaacaaatgaacaaaacaaacaaaagtaggaaaaattacGTGTTTGTTGTAATTCAGTGAATGGCGTGGTCGTTTTGTGAGATGTTAGATTTAAAttaatcaaactaatgaaaacgaagcgCCAtgtattaaattgtgaaagcacaaattaatataagttCAGTTGGCAGGaaagtacgtatgtgtgtataatttctttagtttggttgtttccattgctttcgcctactcttcttcatCTTAAacaattccccttccttttttgtttattcatccGCTATTATGAAACGGCGCAATGGGAAGGTGCAATCTGTTTCTCTATCATGCTTGAAGGCCAATTATGTTTAATATGAAGGCCTATTAAATACTGAAAGTGAGTTCTTCCCGAAACAGTTACAACATTATTCGccattttgacaagtctgacttCAGATCCctaccaatacaaaacaaacgaacaaagcacacaaaagaagaaaataacatGTTTGTGGAaactacataaaataatatattcatgtgtgctttcacaatttaacacgcggcacttgTTTTCATTCGTTTCTTTAGTGTATATCTCACAAATCATAACATTGTCAAGCCGTTCACTGAAGTTTAACAAATATGTAACTTCTCCCCCCcttgttttgtattggtaagGTACCTGACATCAGCTTTGTCAAAatggcgaaaaataaagtaacagtTTTGAAAAGACGCCAACTTTAGTATTCAATTCGCCATGGATACCACCTTcataaattcgccttgttttgCACAAGGTTTAATGCAATTCGCCTTTGAGAGAAAACATCGAGAACCATCGATGCAATCGACTAAAACCTTTCGGACTCGCCCATCACTACTTGAGACAACTCTCCACATTTGACAgttattaaagtaaaataaacaacTAGACAAAATAATACTAACAATAGAGTTCTATAGAATCGTagaaaatttacacaaataacAATTGAAATGATTGGCACAAATTTCGGTATCTACCGTCCAAATTCTTCTAACTCAAATGCCGCAGGTGGGACTGCTGCGCCTGAGGAACGTGCAGCTGTTCAACAACTGAGTGACTTTATGTTGCAGTTGGAGGATTACGTCCCAACAGTACCAGACGCAGTAACGGCTTGCTACTTAAATTCTGCCGGTTTCGAATCAAATGATCCTCGTATCGTACGTTTGATATCGGTGGCCacgcaaaaatttatttccgaTGTTGCTAATGACGCACTACAACAATGCATAACTCGTTGCAACAGTCAAAACATTGGACCCGGGACTCATGCTCCGGTGAGAAGTgcttttgtattatatattttattactatgaatttttcgtttctcaTAGGGTCAGAAAGCAACAAAAGATCGCAAATACACGTTAACCATGGAGGACTTGGCGCCCGCCCTTGCAGATTACGGCATAACTGTGCGCAAAGCACAGTATTTTCCATAAGAATTAGATAGAAATAATTGCTATTGTTACattacttattttcttttttattatgtgTTAAAGCTTTCATTATTATGAATGTCGAAAATAAAAGAGTAGAATTAAAGATCTTACAATTAGCAGTTTGGTCTTAACTAGAGTTGGATTGCCTAATCTGCACTATAAGTTAATTGATTGCAATTATTTAGTCAatgccaataatatttttaagcgcAGCAGTAGTTTCTATATTTGCCCTCCTTTCATTGACATTTAATAAATCGCATGAGTGAGTTCTTGCTTCCTCCAGCTACCTTAAATGCCAAAGCTGCTGTCGCTATCAATATAATGTATGTAGGTAATAATGTGGCTAGGTACATCTCTTTAGCATTGAGCAAGGTAATTAGCGATACAAAGAGATGAGTGGCGACAACGTAAACTATAtggaaataattattaatatcaAACGCATTGAAAAATATAACGCTCCAGAAAGTGTGGAATAGGATCATAGCGAGTGCTTGAGTTGCCGAAGTTATTAGGAAAATTTCCGATCCACCTTTAAGTCCCATGGTGCCTGGACCCGACtggaaagcagaaaaaaaaaaataaattaataaaaaaaaaatacttgtaaaatttttcaaaattcactcACCAAATCGGCAAGTACATTCACCAATGCAAACATGCCGGATATTATACCAAATCCAAGGCCTGAAACATAAGctaaaatatgcttgttttcgATGATCCGTGGATTCTCTGCTACCGCTTGAAGGCCTTGTTCAGTGCGTCTCAGAATACGATAGATAATATAGCGAAATACTTCTTGAAATAGCACTGAAAATGTTACACCAAACCACAAGTAATCCCGCATTGGGACAATTGCAAACCACAACAAGGCTGATGCCAAAAGTGACAGTAGCCAAAAGAAGGCGGCTGCGATAAGAATAATTATCCGTACTGAATCATTGgctattgtgaaaaaaaacatCGCGAACGGAGTCCCGAACGCGATAAAGGTACAACCAAAGAATTCCGGAAGCGTCATTTCCTTTATGATTAAGTTAAACTAATGATGATGGGCTGCCAAGTATAAAAGTGCACTTAAACATTAGTTTATCtgcaaataaaattgtgttgTGAAAAAAGTGGTGCTGCCAAACAGAGCGAAGTCTACAATTTGTCTTTAGAGATGTATATCGATAACGATTAAAGTGGGTGTTTGCATGACTCTTTTAGGTTATTCATGTGATGGAGACAATAGCTCTGTTGTATAATCAGCGAAATAATAAGATGTTTTTTCGTGTTTATGGTATGTGCATCTAAGAACATATCCCACCGCAGTTTGATTAATTGATAAttgcatatatatatagagaCCAGCTGGCAGCTCCAACTATTTCATATAACGTACGATCTTATTTAGTGTAGTGCTAGTTCATTCACAACTATCACCGCGGATTAACTTGTAATTATAAAAAGATAAGTCAAATACTAACAAACAGATAATATAAACAAAAGGACGCGGCCcgaaaagagaaattaaaagtaAGCGATTCCCCGGCATAATAATTGAAGTGAGAACACACGAAACGTTCCATCTGTTAGCAACtgaataacaacaacacattAAAGTAAAAGTACTAAAGTACTTACCTTATTAttcttttgatttcaattttctaAACTTCCTCCTTTATTGAGGAATGGCATATTAGTCATACTTGCATTaaagcataaaataaaacatcGAAGACTTGGTTTATTTTAGGGCAGATGAAtaatcttttgttttgtttcaggCAGAATTTGTTGTTGCACAATAACGCATTAGTGAAGTCTGCTAAGGAAGCGAAAAGCAAAcaaccatttttataataagcgGATAAGTCAACCGCGAGTAAGTTTCGAATGTACAGTAAaagcaaatttatatttatgggATATGGCTTGCAAGAGTGTTTGTGAATGTTATTTGAGAATTCTGTTGtaacaaagaaacatttctaatttaattttgttggagTGTATTGGCTGCAATATATGCATTTGCATACTCGCATCGTTATATTACTTGCATTGAGTTAAGTGTTAAAAAATCCCTTTTGTACTTTGAAAcagatttttggtattttttagtgCGCGCAGCCATGGCCAGAAGAACACAAGTGCACTCTGTAGATACACCTGATAACACCGAAGAGCTTGAAAGCCCAGAAACCATAGAGTCCGGTTCGTTAGCTATACAAGATGTCTCTTCAAAAACGGCACAAAAAGgtcaattacaaaatatttcaaatgtttttactCGAATTGCTCATTTCTTTACTTTGAATTCAGATTTATGGGAACGTCCAGCATCTACAGTGGCACTCCATTTGCCTGATGATGGTTCCACTATATTACGCTTTGAAATCCAATTAGCTCGTATTATGCCACCTGACGGCGAAGATCTCAAGGTGAAACGTTATGTAGTCTACGAATTGT harbors:
- the LOC129249060 gene encoding SNAPIN protein homolog produces the protein MDKDSDSTVTSLDENTENFCTNPTRDILAEGIVNLFKPAVEKLDEHIQATRASQIELKKQLDALSVQLVEIEKAQHNIPEFSSKVKELINVKHKVTVITNILSTSQDRLTGLYQLIEKEQRRRQALLDSAINTNIP
- the LOC129249059 gene encoding methyltransferase N6AMT1 — encoded protein: METPYTNHLTAADYEQIYEPAEDSFFLLDALEADLLYIERLQPRVCLEIGPGSGIIVTALAKKLNKTLCLATDINSHACSTTMKTAQRNTTHVDSINCNLVDAVREKSVDLLIFNPPYVVTSDEELNSKSFDNAQMPNNLVCSWAGGLHGRRVIDELLKRLDGILSADGVFYLLVLRENKPDELIRDFNKLGFVAIKFMERRIPGEYLYILKITRR
- the LOC129247586 gene encoding transcription initiation factor TFIID subunit 10 yields the protein MVIGNEENSPSPASPPEEQEDSPPLPTPPALDELLEQVEDYIPTVPDALTARYLNQSGFESMDPRIVRIISVAAQKFISDIANDALQHCKTRTISQHSGGHGSNKDKKPNKDRRYTLAVEDLTPALADHGITMRKPQYFV
- the LOC129247831 gene encoding transcription initiation factor TFIID subunit 10b isoform X1 is translated as MIGTNFGIYRPNSSNSNAAGGTAAPEERAAVQQLSDFMLQLEDYVPTVPDAVTACYLNSAGFESNDPRIVRLISVATQKFISDVANDALQQCITRCNSQNIGPGTHAPGQKATKDRKYTLTMEDLAPALADYGITVRKAQYFP
- the LOC129247831 gene encoding transcription initiation factor TFIID subunit 10b isoform X2 — translated: MIGTNFGIYRPNSSNSNAAGGTAAPEERAAVQQLSDFMLQLEDYVPTVPDAVTACYLNSAGFESNDPRIVRLISVATQKFISDVANDALQQCITRCNSQNIGPGTHAPKATKDRKYTLTMEDLAPALADYGITVRKAQYFP
- the LOC129247830 gene encoding gamma-secretase subunit Aph-1, coding for MTLPEFFGCTFIAFGTPFAMFFFTIANDSVRIIILIAAAFFWLLSLLASALLWFAIVPMRDYLWFGVTFSVLFQEVFRYIIYRILRRTEQGLQAVAENPRIIENKHILAYVSGLGFGIISGMFALVNVLADLSGPGTMGLKGGSEIFLITSATQALAMILFHTFWSVIFFNAFDINNYFHIVYVVATHLFVSLITLLNAKEMYLATLLPTYIILIATAALAFKVAGGSKNSLMRFIKCQ